One genomic segment of Hypomesus transpacificus isolate Combined female chromosome 5, fHypTra1, whole genome shotgun sequence includes these proteins:
- the timm22 gene encoding mitochondrial import inner membrane translocase subunit Tim22 → MATTVDGGSAPVPGAQGSAPADPSADSDQFQYSMLLEHLIGDKRQIKDLNPTVMGGLPTPFKSDEEKMIQRGMESCAFKAVLACVGGFVLGGAFGVFTAGIDTNVGFDPKDPMKTPSAREVLKDMGQRGMSYAKNFAVIGAMFSCTECIIESHRGKTDWKNAVYSGCVTGGLIGSRAGLKAGVLGCGGFAAFSAAIEYYLR, encoded by the exons ATGGCGACGACCGTGGATGGTGGAAGTGCTCCTGTTCCAGGCGCTCAAGGCTCAGCCCCGGCTGATCCGAGTGCCGATAGTGACCAGTTCCAATATAGTATGCTGCTGGAACACTTAATCGGGGACAAAAGGCAAATCAAGGACCTAAACCCTACTGTAATGGGAGGACTTCCAACCCCATTCAAATCCGATGAGGAAAAGATGATACAACGGGGAATGGAGAGCTGTGCTTTTAAGGCAGTCCTGGCGTGTGTTGGAG GCTTTGTCCTTGGAGGAGCTTTCGGTGTTTTCACTGCAGGCATAGACACCAACGTGGGGTTTGATCCCAAAGACCCAATGAAAACCCCCTCAGCACGAGAGGTCCTCAAAGACATGGGCCAGAGGGGGATGTCATATGCCAAGAACTTTGCGGTTATTGGCGCCATGTTCTCCTGTACAGAGTGCATCATCGAATCA CACAGGGGTAAAACAGACTGGAAGAATGCAGTGTACAGTGGCTGTGTAACTGGTGGATTGATTGGATCCCGAG CGGGTTTGAAGGCAGGGGTGCTAGGATGTGGAGGCTTTGCGGCCTTTTCTGCTGCAATTGAGTATTATCTCAGATGA